A stretch of the Ptychodera flava strain L36383 chromosome 18, AS_Pfla_20210202, whole genome shotgun sequence genome encodes the following:
- the LOC139117729 gene encoding F-box/LRR-repeat protein 8-like: protein MASLHAVYDLSHDEKDSSLLECLEKYGTVLKSVEIAVDQKQRTNQENTCKVITSLARCKERKLREFTLNFIGENPLFFKGGEILSALAELFGPPDPDCKMVYRLRKVDLSGMSIVYSDLLFNLLAENHPTLEKLNILNTSLSSNTCTVTPYCILNVVKKCPKLRELALFYCSISEEVILELAEEHPVPLKKITIMCRREEKYGKYIPDSAWEALAKKHPDLRVCLGFDHTCPLHKISGILQPSIPVAVLRMDTFTTLHHEISLASAYYGQTLEKLVLHGKGSPELQRALLSLADNALRLKSLHCYCVLDRETIDGILLRCPQLESYTLKSELENHPWMPMLVGPEVTANSKNIKC, encoded by the exons ATGGCGTCGCTGCATGCAGTGTATGATCTGTCGCATGAT GAGAAAGACTCCTCATTATTGGAGTGTCTTGAAAAGTATGGAACTGTCTTGAAGTCTGTTGAGATTGCTGTCGACCAAAAACAGAGAACCAACCAAGAAAATACATGCAAAGTTATCACCAGCTTGGCCAGGTGCAAAGAAAGAAAACTACGAGAGTTTACCCTAAACTTTATAGGTGAAAATCCCTTGTTTTTCAAAGGGGGTGAAATCCTTAGTGCTCTAGCTGAACTTTTTGGGCCACCAGATCCAGACTGTAAGATGGTATACAGGTTGCGAAAGGTAGATCTGAGTGGCATGAGCATTGTCTACAGTGATCTGTTGTTCAACCTCCTTGCTGAAAATCATCCAACTCttgaaaaattgaatattcTTAACACCTCACTTAGcagcaatacatgtacagtcaCTCCTTATTGCATTTTGAATGTTGTGAAGAAATGTCCCAAGCTAAGGGAACTAGCCCTCTTCTACTGCAGTATTTCAGAAGAAGTTATCCTTGAACTGGCAGAAGAACACCCAGTACCTCTTAAGAAAATCACCATCATGTGCCGACGGGAGGAAAAATATGGAAAGTATATTCCCGACAGTGCATGGGAAGCACTAGCAAAGAAACATCCAGATTTGAGAGTGTGCCTTGGATTTGATCATACATGTCCATTACATAAGATATCCGGCATACTGCAGCCCTCCATTCCCGTGGCAGTCTTACGAATGGATACTTTTACCACTCTCCATCATGAGATATCCTTAGCTTCTGCCTACTATGGGCAAACCTTGGAAAAACTAGTTCTGCATGGAAAGGGATCGCCAGAACTTCAACGTGCATTACTGTCTCTGGCTGACAATGCCCTACGTCTGAAGTCACTACACTGCTATTGTGTACTGGATAGGGAGACCATCGACGGTATTTTACTTAGATGTCCTCAACTGGAAAGCTACACACTAAAATCAGAATTGGAAAATCATCCCTGGATGCCAATGTTGGTTGGTCCTGAAGTAACTGCCaacagcaaaaatatcaagtgCTAG